TGGATCGAAGACGCCGGGCGCGGGTGGCGTCGGGTCGTGCCGTCGCCCGACCCGGTTCGCATCGTCGAAGAGCCGGCCATCAAGACGATGAGCGAGGCCGGGATGGTCGTCATCTGCGTGGGCGGGGGCGGCATCCCGGTGATCGAGGAAGGGTCGCACTATCGCGGGGTCGAGGCGGTTATCGACAAGGACCTCGGTGGTGCCCGGCTGGGCCTAAATGTCAGGGCCGACATCTTCATGATCCTGACCGACGTCCGCAAGGTGGCCATCAACTACAAGACGCCGCAGCAGGCTAACCTGGACCGGCTGACGGTCAAGGAATTGCGCCGGTACCAGGCCGAGGGGCACTTCAAGGCCGGCAGCATGGGCCCGAAGGTCGAAGCCTGCCGGCGGTTCGTCGCCGGCGGCGGCCGGCGGGCGGTCATCGCCTCGCTGGACGAGGCCCTCGAGGCCTTGAACGGCGGGGCCGGGACGCAGATCGTCGAATCCACGGAGGCCAGTCTGGCGGGGTCGACCTAGGCCTCATGAGCAGTTCACCGGAATCGGATCCTTCAGAAGGAAAGGAAACGAGGCCGATCGCCGTCAGGCGGTCGGCCTCGTTTTGATTGTCGCTGTGACGTCAACCCGCGGGGTGGGGGATGATGACGACATGACCGCGGCGGTGGCGAACACCCCGACGGCGGTAAGCCAGAGGGGCAGTTGGCGACGATAGCGCCAGACCAAGGCCCCGAAATCGGCATAGTTGAGGCCGGCCAGGACGCCGAAGATGAAGGAGGGCAGATATGAGGGGAAGAGCCTAGAAGACCATCAGGGCCGGATAGCCCAGACTGATGGCGGCCACCGACCAGGCCAGGCGCTTGCCCTGGGGGACGGAACCGGCCGGGTCGAGGTCGCGGAAGTAACCGACGGTGTGAAGGAGGACCACGGCCATGGCCGTCAACGCCCGGATGAGGCCGATCTCGTCCAGACGACCGCGCCGTCTCTCTTTCGCGCGGCGTCGGTCGGCGTTGTCGTCATGGCTATCGTGCCTCCTTTCTTGGAGAATGCTTCGGGTAACGTACCAACGAGGCCATTATGGGCCGTTGGCCGGAAACGTTGGGTTAACTGGCGATTAACAAACCTGATTGACGGCTAGCCAAATTCTGGTCCAGACGAGACCGGCCCAACGACCGCAAGGATGACCGGGGCAACCGCGGGGCGTCCAGGCCGTCCGGCGGGGCAGCCCCCGCCAGCCTGCAGGAGCCGGTCAGAGGAGCGTAGAAACATGCTTGGCCGGGACTC
This DNA window, taken from Bacillota bacterium, encodes the following:
- the arcC gene encoding carbamate kinase: MVDLHQSRNETIVVALGGNAILQPGQAGSAEEQLANVDRTCRQIARMIQAGYRVVVTHGNGPQVGNILIQNAEAAKMVPALPMDMCGAESQGLIGYMMQNRLQAAMADLGLTTPVATIVTQTVVAPSDPAFQKPTKPVGPFYTEAKARKAMAEKGETWIEDAGRGWRRVVPSPDPVRIVEEPAIKTMSEAGMVVICVGGGGIPVIEEGSHYRGVEAVIDKDLGGARLGLNVRADIFMILTDVRKVAINYKTPQQANLDRLTVKELRRYQAEGHFKAGSMGPKVEACRRFVAGGGRRAVIASLDEALEALNGGAGTQIVESTEASLAGST